In Apis mellifera strain DH4 linkage group LG3, Amel_HAv3.1, whole genome shotgun sequence, one DNA window encodes the following:
- the LOC100577885 gene encoding uncharacterized protein LOC100577885 — MFQPNFRVKLDLCKFYNDARRFSWIFIDSTNMFQINHLKQHITELLNIKEPFHLLLNENEYLPPSENIRILKENETILVSPGSGLNSHFDLSINNHFDSFTISPNEKNIQELENSFSRPNETRNSCQKELKISNVTNRSQNEEFDTSTNLFTCPKRKRVRHKKKKTTAEETVIQKKENELNKPKIINSYVIPFGKHIRFDDLEDNDVEERKPKCQEIINGTNTTHVSPTHELANLLSLSNNSTPVTFTNIKIKGIQDSCEKVQSHENKNIVSTNNINLEKLLNTDFKTYPIMIEKPQLKDIIAFKMLKIGLDYTPQISDFIVAEILSYCSETSVYVLKILRGLSEVQVPIGKFTIMEDTIEQTTNDTITLNYAQIMEPRSIFVHNTDEETISNIDKTIIPDTDKTTSTDTDKTIIPDINKAINCV; from the exons ATGTTTCAGCCGAATTTCCGCGTTAAACtcgatttatgtaaattttacaatgatGCGCGTCGTTTTTCttggatttttatcgatagtacaaatatgtttcaaattaatcatttaaaacaaCATATTACGGAATTGTTGAATATCAAAGAACCGTTTCATTTATTACTaaatgaaaacgaatatttaccACCCAGCGAAAATATACgcattttgaaagaaaatgaaacaattct GGTTTCTCCTGGATCTGGATTAAATAGccattttgatttatctataaataatcacTTCGATTCATTTACAATTTCAccaaatgagaaaaatatacaagagTTAGAGAATAGTTTTAGCAGGCCAAATGAAACTAGAAATTCATGTCAAaaggaattgaaaatatcaaatgtcACGAATAGATCTCAAAATG aagaatTTGATACATCTACAAATCTCTTCACATGCCCAAAAAGAAAACGTGTAagacataaaaaaaagaaaacaacagCTGAAGAAACAgtgatacaaaaaaaagaaaatgaattaaacaaacctaagattattaattcttatgttATTCCTTTTGGCAAACATATTCGTTTTGATGATTTAGAAGATAATGATGTTGAGGAAAGAAAACCTAAAtgtcaagaaataataaatggaacTAATACAACTCACGTATCACCTACTCATGAATTagctaatttattatcattaagtaATAATTCTACTCCTGTtacttttacaaatattaaaataaaaggaatacaGGATTCATGTGAAAAAGTACAAtctcatgaaaataaaaacatagtttcaactaataatattaatttagaaaagttattaaatacaGATTTCAAAACATATCCAATTATGATAGAAAAACCACAACTTAAGGATATCATTGCATTTaag atgctCAAAATTGGATTAGATTATACACCACAAATATCAGACTTTATTGTAGCAGAGATTTTATCTTATTGTTCAGAAACATCAGTATatgttcttaaaatattac gagGTTTATCTGAAGTGCAAGTACCAATaggaaaatttacaattatggAAGATACAATAGAACAAACAACGAATGAtacaattacattaaattatgcaCAAATAATGGAACCTCGATCtatatttgtacataataCAGATGAAGaaactatttcaaatatagataaaacaattattccaGATACAGATAAAACAACTTCTACAGATAcagataaaacaattattccagatataaataaagcaattaattgtgtttaa
- the LOC410943 gene encoding ras-related protein Rap-2a encodes MMKGRHQFRRRFSLQPSSLKEGQEDGTTKNVRNERLSESDSGGGKHAESSIRHKIVVMGAAKVGKSAIINQFLYNTFTPKYKRTVEEMHHGDFNVSGIQLTLDILDTSGSYEFPAMRDLSIKSADAFILVYDVHDANTFLEVKTLRAQILNTKGAVPIVVVGNKVDLIDTEKQVDTDSTRELVTMKWENGFVEVSAKENLNISQVFKELLIQAKLKYNLSPALRRRRRQSLPPPQHLNSRSSSAHVPSPAQLQHLQQIRERSESKRNSCILS; translated from the exons ATGATGAAAGGACGGCATCAATTTCGGCGTCGTTTCAGTCTACAACCGTCGTCGCTGAAGGAGGGCCAGGAAGATGGTACGACGAAAAATGTTAG gaACGAGAGGCTGTCGGAGTCGGACAGCGGCGGCGGGAAACACGCGGAAAGTTCGATACGGCACAAGATCGTCGTGATGGGGGCGGCGAAAGTGGGGAAATCGGCGATAATCAATCAGTTCCTCTACAACACGTTCACCCCCAAGTACAAGAGGACGGTGGAGGAGATGCATCACGGGGATTTCAACGTTTCCGGTATACAATTGACCCTCGACATCCTGGATACATCGGGCTCGTACGAGTTCCCCGCGATGAGGGATCTGTCCATCAAGTCGGCGGACGCGTTTATCCTCGTGTACGACGTCCACGACGCCAACACGTTCCTCGAGGTGAAGACGCTGAGGGCGCAAATTCTCAACACGAAGGGGGCGGTGCCGATCGTCGTCGTTGGAAATAAAGTCGATTTGATCGACACCGAGAAACAG GTGGATACGGACAGCACGAGAGAGTTGGTAACGATGAAATGGGAGAACGGTTTCGTGGAGGTGTCAGCGAAAGAGAACTTGAACATTTCACAGGTGTTCAAGGAGCTTTTGATCCAGGCCAAGCTGAAGTACAATCTAAGCCCGGCATTGAGACGTCGCCGCAGGCAATCATTGCCACCGCCCCAGCATTTGAATTCCCGCAGCAGCAGCGCTCACGTACCGTCCCCGGCCCAGCTGCAGCATCTGCAGCAGATCCGTGAACGTTCCGAGTCGAAGAGGAATTCCTGCATACTGTCGTAA